A single window of Treponema denticola ATCC 35405 DNA harbors:
- a CDS encoding histidine phosphatase family protein, with the protein MKLFVVRHGETDWNSKMLACGVSEALLTEKGKNQAKELAERLAAEQDKNKIRVIYVSPLKRAVATAAYIEKALGIKAVIDDRLKEINFGTFEGKDWRRPEFLKITDNPFFRFSQGESLVQTAHRAYGIIEEVKIKHKNENVLFVCHGMISTMICTYFRSYSQEELEKIEIKNCQLLQFEL; encoded by the coding sequence ATGAAACTTTTTGTTGTACGCCACGGTGAAACCGACTGGAATTCTAAGATGTTGGCTTGCGGTGTTTCCGAAGCCTTGCTTACCGAAAAAGGAAAAAACCAAGCAAAAGAACTGGCTGAACGCCTTGCTGCCGAACAGGATAAAAATAAGATCAGAGTTATCTATGTGTCTCCGCTTAAAAGAGCCGTAGCAACGGCAGCTTATATCGAAAAAGCTTTGGGTATAAAAGCGGTAATAGATGACCGCTTAAAAGAAATAAATTTCGGAACTTTTGAAGGAAAGGATTGGAGAAGGCCTGAATTTTTAAAAATAACCGACAATCCTTTTTTTAGATTTTCGCAAGGAGAGTCCTTAGTACAAACTGCACACCGTGCCTATGGTATAATTGAAGAGGTCAAAATAAAACACAAAAATGAAAATGTACTTTTTGTTTGTCACGGAATGATAAGCACTATGATTTGCACATATTTTAGATCTTATTCACAAGAAGAATTGGAAAAGATAGAAATCAAAAACTGCCAGCTTCTTCAGTTTGAATTATAG
- the rimO gene encoding 30S ribosomal protein S12 methylthiotransferase RimO, with product MDLHGCAKNQVDAELIIGIMENLSWKNTSDPDEADLIIVNSCGFINSAKEESINAVLQAKAAHPKAKVLLAGCLAERYADILKNDLPEADGIFGNGNLSLLPQLIDSMFPKKTSDEKFIEKTLVPPQIGICGGERPKILNFPRSTYIKITEGCDNFCSFCAIPIIRGRLRSRPIKDICDEIKTFLKKSFYEFNLIGQDLAAYQTGKDDLSEDELHRENCSGLALLLKSISKIKGNFKIRLLYIHPDHFPLDILPIMTADKRFLPYFDIPFQSGAQKIIRAMNRNGAAEVYLDIIKNIREAFEKTNSPYGEPQIRTTFLVGFPGETDEDFNETIKFLKELRPLWSGGFTYSREEDTPSYSFKGKVPKKTAEARLAEIQNAQTSITEKKLDSFIGKEIEVLVEELIQAEDKTFLALGRAWFQAPEVDGAVVLNFNLNKKDIDGNPIAPGSIVKARIAARNGFDLEAVAV from the coding sequence ATGGATTTGCACGGTTGTGCAAAAAATCAGGTTGATGCCGAACTTATAATCGGGATAATGGAAAATTTATCATGGAAAAACACCTCCGATCCCGATGAGGCGGATCTTATTATAGTCAATTCATGCGGCTTTATTAATTCTGCAAAAGAAGAATCGATAAATGCCGTTTTACAGGCTAAAGCGGCCCACCCTAAGGCTAAGGTTCTATTAGCCGGATGTTTGGCCGAACGTTATGCCGATATCCTCAAAAACGATTTACCTGAAGCAGACGGTATTTTTGGAAACGGAAACCTTTCCCTACTGCCTCAATTAATAGACTCCATGTTTCCTAAGAAAACTTCGGATGAAAAATTCATTGAGAAGACCCTTGTTCCTCCGCAAATAGGCATCTGCGGAGGAGAAAGGCCTAAAATACTTAACTTTCCGCGGTCTACCTATATCAAAATAACCGAAGGCTGTGATAACTTTTGCAGTTTTTGTGCCATACCCATTATCAGGGGGCGCTTAAGAAGCCGCCCTATTAAAGACATCTGCGATGAGATAAAAACCTTTTTAAAAAAAAGCTTTTATGAGTTCAACCTGATAGGTCAAGACTTAGCTGCCTATCAAACAGGAAAAGATGATTTAAGTGAAGATGAACTGCATAGAGAAAACTGCTCGGGTTTAGCCCTTCTTTTAAAGAGCATTTCGAAAATAAAGGGTAATTTTAAAATCAGATTACTTTACATTCATCCCGATCACTTTCCCCTTGATATTCTTCCTATAATGACGGCAGATAAAAGATTCCTGCCCTATTTCGATATTCCATTTCAATCGGGTGCACAAAAAATAATAAGGGCTATGAACCGAAATGGAGCTGCCGAGGTTTACCTAGATATCATAAAGAATATACGGGAGGCTTTTGAAAAAACAAACAGTCCTTACGGAGAGCCGCAAATACGGACAACCTTTTTGGTAGGCTTTCCGGGCGAAACTGACGAAGATTTCAATGAGACCATCAAGTTTTTAAAGGAATTAAGGCCTCTTTGGTCGGGCGGCTTTACATATTCAAGAGAGGAGGATACTCCTTCATATTCCTTTAAGGGAAAAGTTCCCAAAAAAACGGCGGAAGCCCGTCTTGCCGAAATACAAAATGCTCAAACCTCCATAACGGAAAAAAAACTGGATTCCTTTATAGGAAAAGAAATAGAGGTCTTAGTAGAAGAACTTATACAGGCAGAAGATAAAACATTTTTAGCTCTCGGACGGGCTTGGTTTCAAGCTCCGGAAGTTGACGGAGCTGTTGTTTTAAACTTTAATTTAAACAAAAAAGACATTGATGGAAACCCGATAGCTCCCGGTTCCATTGTAAAAGCAAGGATTGCAGCCCGAAACGGTTTTGATTTAGAAGCCGTAGCCGTTTAA
- a CDS encoding S41 family peptidase, whose protein sequence is MYLGCSDTDAALEGLKPDQNKKHIISLAELYSYIKEYSPFLNDAILNNLNEKYFELSNKIMYESDKYKIYTYFEELLAVINDGHAAVFYEQGSKSPFYFLPVGLDYADGKYYLLYKENNIKIPLGSELIKINDEDVKKYLLNNIAKYIPVKTPHAFENSMIKRLLYSSQNKKIKFTFKVDKNEVNLELKYSIPSEKIGNIKFNKIPDYYDKLNRIYSSRNFSIYSIKEKYALIQIHNFFDYHIIDEFIEKIIPLLENSDRLILDIRKNTGGNSSIGFAILKILTGKTDTEIFSINIKDFQRRLTPFLITLTAIKDKNLKTLNNDTLTKLNSFINDGRLMKTHQLLMPSEEDEVLQEINRLLMQSNEVEELEKKLISAANKYKIENKDITVFTSYKSGSACDNFACFCKELNIRLIGTNTKGATGNIGIFKLTNNFSIVLSLHKTMYNNIEINNKGISPDVFIMDTIEDIKNQNDPCLNFVLKGRF, encoded by the coding sequence ATGTATTTGGGCTGTTCCGATACTGATGCAGCTCTTGAAGGCTTAAAACCGGACCAAAATAAAAAACATATTATAAGTTTAGCCGAATTATATTCATATATCAAAGAATATTCTCCTTTTTTAAATGATGCTATTTTAAATAATCTTAATGAAAAATATTTTGAGCTTTCAAATAAAATTATGTATGAAAGCGATAAATATAAAATTTACACATACTTTGAAGAGTTATTAGCTGTAATAAATGACGGACATGCTGCCGTTTTTTATGAACAAGGCTCAAAGTCGCCCTTTTATTTTTTACCTGTCGGATTGGACTATGCTGACGGCAAATACTATCTTTTATATAAAGAGAACAATATAAAAATACCTCTAGGTTCAGAGCTTATAAAAATTAATGATGAAGATGTAAAAAAATATTTATTAAATAATATTGCAAAATATATTCCTGTAAAAACGCCTCATGCCTTTGAAAATTCAATGATAAAACGTCTTTTATATTCTTCACAAAATAAAAAAATAAAATTTACATTTAAGGTTGATAAAAATGAAGTTAATTTGGAATTGAAATATTCAATTCCGAGTGAAAAAATCGGCAATATAAAATTCAATAAAATCCCTGATTATTATGATAAACTGAATAGGATATATTCAAGCCGTAATTTTTCGATTTATAGTATTAAAGAAAAATATGCTTTGATACAAATACATAATTTTTTTGATTATCATATTATAGACGAATTTATCGAAAAAATTATTCCTTTGTTAGAAAATTCCGATCGTCTTATTTTAGATATTCGAAAAAATACCGGCGGTAATTCAAGTATAGGATTTGCAATTTTAAAAATACTTACAGGAAAAACAGATACTGAAATATTTTCCATCAATATTAAAGATTTTCAACGCAGATTAACGCCTTTTCTGATTACTTTAACTGCAATAAAAGATAAAAATTTAAAAACGCTAAACAATGATACGCTTACAAAACTAAATTCTTTTATTAACGACGGCAGGTTAATGAAGACTCATCAATTGTTAATGCCGTCAGAAGAAGATGAAGTATTACAAGAAATAAACAGACTTCTTATGCAAAGTAATGAAGTGGAAGAATTAGAAAAAAAACTTATTTCTGCTGCAAATAAATATAAAATCGAGAATAAAGATATAACCGTTTTTACATCTTACAAAAGCGGTTCCGCTTGCGATAATTTTGCATGTTTTTGTAAAGAATTAAACATAAGGCTAATCGGAACAAATACTAAAGGAGCTACAGGAAACATCGGAATATTTAAGCTTACAAATAATTTTTCAATTGTACTATCATTACACAAAACTATGTACAATAATATAGAAATTAACAATAAGGGCATATCGCCTGATGTTTTTATTATGGATACGATTGAAGATATTAAAAATCAAAACGATCCCTGCTTAAATTTCGTTCTGAAAGGGCGTTTTTGA
- a CDS encoding urocanate hydratase — translation MITNKEIGKAMTIKLDATLPPDPVFEKGIRRAPSRGFNLTKSQTETALKNALRYVPEELHEKLAPEFLDELFTYGRIYAYRYRPHGNIYGKPIDEYKGKCLAAKAMQVMIDNNLDFDVALYPYELVTYGETGSVCHDWLQYRLIKKYLEELTEDQTLVMESGHPLGLFPSKPEAPRVIITNGLMIGMFDNYKDWEVAEEMGVANYGQMTAGGWMYIGPQGIVHGTFNTILTAGRKELGVASDGDLKGKLFISSGLGGMSGAQPKACEIANAVGVFAEVDKSRINTRLEQGWVHEMSDNLDEIFKKVDEYLKKKEPISIAYHGNIVDLLQYCVDKNVHIDLLSDQTSCHAPYEGGYCPEKMTFEERTKLLYENREEFCKRVDSTLKHHFELIKILSSRGTYFFDYGNSFLKAVFDAGAKDVSKNGIDEKDGFIFPSYVEDLMGPELFDYGYGPFRWVCLSGKPEDLDKTDAAAMSCINPDRRGQDRDNYYWVRDAKKNKLVVGTQARILYQDAEGRRDIALKFNEMVRKGEIGPVMMGRDHHDVSGTDSPFRETSNIKDGSNVMADMAVQCYAGNAARGMSLVALHNGGGVGIGKSINGGFGLVLDGSERVDEIIKSAIMWDVMGGVARRNWARNENSITTSIEYNKNYSNGHITIPYVAKDEFVKKLVEQKYKK, via the coding sequence ATGATTACAAACAAAGAAATCGGAAAAGCGATGACAATAAAACTTGATGCAACACTTCCTCCCGACCCTGTTTTTGAAAAGGGAATCAGACGGGCTCCAAGCCGAGGCTTTAACTTGACAAAGTCTCAAACGGAAACGGCCTTAAAAAACGCCCTCCGCTATGTACCGGAAGAACTTCACGAAAAGCTGGCTCCTGAGTTTTTGGACGAACTTTTTACCTACGGCCGAATCTATGCTTACCGCTACAGGCCCCACGGAAATATTTACGGAAAACCCATAGATGAGTACAAGGGCAAATGTCTTGCAGCAAAGGCTATGCAGGTTATGATAGACAACAACCTTGACTTCGATGTCGCCCTCTACCCCTATGAGCTTGTAACCTACGGTGAAACGGGCTCGGTCTGCCATGACTGGCTCCAGTACCGCCTCATCAAAAAATATTTGGAAGAATTAACCGAAGATCAAACTCTCGTTATGGAATCGGGGCACCCCTTAGGTCTCTTCCCTTCAAAACCTGAAGCTCCGAGGGTCATAATTACAAACGGCCTTATGATAGGCATGTTCGATAATTATAAGGACTGGGAAGTCGCAGAAGAAATGGGCGTTGCCAACTACGGCCAGATGACGGCAGGCGGCTGGATGTATATCGGCCCTCAGGGTATCGTTCACGGAACATTTAATACAATCCTCACAGCAGGCCGCAAGGAACTGGGAGTAGCAAGCGACGGCGACTTAAAGGGAAAACTTTTTATTTCTTCCGGCTTGGGCGGAATGTCCGGAGCCCAACCCAAGGCCTGCGAAATTGCAAATGCCGTCGGTGTTTTTGCCGAAGTCGATAAATCGAGAATCAATACCCGTCTTGAACAAGGCTGGGTTCACGAAATGTCCGATAACTTGGATGAAATCTTTAAAAAGGTTGACGAGTACCTAAAAAAGAAGGAGCCTATCTCAATCGCCTATCACGGCAACATTGTAGACCTTCTTCAATATTGTGTAGACAAAAACGTTCACATCGACCTCCTTTCGGATCAAACATCATGCCACGCACCCTATGAGGGCGGCTATTGCCCCGAAAAGATGACCTTTGAAGAAAGAACTAAGCTCCTCTATGAAAACCGTGAAGAATTCTGCAAGAGAGTAGATTCTACATTAAAGCACCACTTTGAGCTTATCAAAATTCTTTCTTCGAGAGGAACATACTTTTTCGACTACGGAAACTCCTTCCTCAAAGCCGTATTTGATGCGGGCGCAAAGGATGTTTCCAAAAACGGAATCGATGAAAAAGACGGCTTTATCTTCCCCTCTTATGTAGAAGACCTTATGGGTCCCGAACTCTTTGACTACGGTTACGGCCCCTTCCGCTGGGTATGCTTATCAGGAAAACCTGAAGACTTGGACAAGACGGATGCTGCCGCAATGAGCTGTATCAATCCCGACCGCCGAGGACAGGACAGGGATAACTACTACTGGGTACGCGATGCCAAAAAGAATAAACTGGTTGTAGGAACTCAGGCTCGAATTCTTTATCAGGATGCTGAAGGAAGACGCGACATTGCCTTAAAGTTTAACGAAATGGTTCGCAAGGGCGAAATCGGCCCCGTTATGATGGGACGCGACCACCACGACGTAAGCGGCACCGATTCACCTTTCCGCGAAACGTCCAATATCAAAGACGGAAGTAACGTAATGGCAGACATGGCAGTACAGTGCTATGCCGGAAACGCAGCCCGAGGAATGAGCCTTGTAGCCCTCCACAACGGCGGCGGTGTAGGTATCGGAAAATCCATCAACGGAGGTTTCGGCCTCGTGCTTGACGGAAGCGAGCGTGTTGACGAAATCATCAAATCGGCCATTATGTGGGACGTAATGGGAGGCGTAGCCCGCCGAAACTGGGCCCGCAACGAAAACTCCATTACCACCAGTATCGAATACAACAAAAACTATTCAAATGGACACATCACTATTCCATATGTTGCTAAAGACGAGTTTGTAAAAAAACTGGTCGAGCAAAAATATAAAAAATAA
- a CDS encoding helix-turn-helix domain-containing protein, with protein MNEIGKLLTETRIEKDLELDQVARETNIAKRYLEALESDDYSVFPAEPYIVGFLRNYCEYLDLDPEEITNLYKQIKIQETSLPPDALLEKRGFALSKPLIIGFGVLAAIAVIITVVFFAFKSWIPAIQQKRSQANVGTEVREKREAKTHEISQKKYEQRIFEGDVLKLTIEDKEYKIEVEKVSPKLNLKTETGNQIISLGQTVKIDLNNDLIPDVEITLEDIDKNNPESGALVSILTGNSISEGKPSTETDLVVSEDDSQAAATYKVLFESGSAYPVTLNATFRGYCLFRYEADRTNREERYYQKAEQLTVQANNGLRIWASNGNAVKLQVVAGGKTVDLEVSRPGEVIVKDLKWIRDDETKRFKFIVVDVD; from the coding sequence ATGAACGAAATCGGAAAATTACTCACCGAAACAAGAATAGAAAAAGATCTTGAGCTTGATCAGGTTGCAAGAGAAACAAATATAGCCAAAAGGTATTTGGAAGCATTGGAAAGCGATGATTACAGCGTTTTCCCTGCAGAACCGTATATCGTGGGTTTTTTGAGAAATTATTGCGAATATTTAGACCTTGACCCCGAAGAAATAACCAATCTTTATAAACAGATTAAAATACAAGAAACTTCCCTACCGCCGGATGCTCTATTGGAAAAAAGAGGATTTGCTTTGTCTAAACCCCTTATCATAGGCTTTGGTGTATTGGCGGCTATTGCCGTAATAATTACAGTAGTATTTTTTGCATTTAAAAGCTGGATACCGGCCATACAGCAAAAACGCAGTCAGGCAAATGTAGGAACCGAAGTTCGGGAAAAAAGGGAAGCAAAAACGCACGAAATAAGTCAGAAAAAATATGAACAAAGAATATTTGAAGGCGATGTCTTAAAATTAACTATAGAAGATAAAGAATACAAGATTGAAGTAGAAAAAGTAAGTCCTAAATTAAATTTAAAGACAGAAACAGGAAATCAAATAATAAGCTTAGGACAAACCGTTAAAATAGATCTCAACAACGATTTAATACCTGATGTTGAAATTACCCTAGAAGACATAGATAAAAATAACCCGGAGTCCGGAGCTCTGGTATCTATCTTGACCGGAAATAGTATTTCAGAGGGAAAACCTTCTACAGAAACAGACTTAGTCGTTTCCGAAGACGATTCTCAGGCCGCTGCAACTTACAAGGTGTTGTTTGAAAGCGGTTCAGCCTACCCCGTAACCTTAAATGCCACATTTAGGGGCTACTGCTTATTCAGATATGAGGCAGACAGGACTAACCGTGAAGAAAGGTACTATCAAAAGGCCGAACAGCTTACCGTTCAAGCCAATAACGGTTTAAGAATTTGGGCATCCAACGGAAATGCCGTAAAACTTCAAGTAGTTGCTGGGGGCAAAACCGTTGATTTGGAAGTCAGCCGGCCGGGAGAAGTTATCGTAAAAGACCTCAAATGGATACGGGATGATGAAACCAAACGCTTTAAATTCATAGTTGTAGATGTCGATTAA
- a CDS encoding LolA family protein, protein MKKNITTILFVLISSFCFSQNITTAGDFFSSVSDRYAQIQDYIVDMNITVGSSTQQATAMFKRPDKLRLDFKSPAEQCIVFNGNTLSIYLPQYRTILTQDVEQSNAGGSSLATPQGLSLIKRGYTIQYDATSAPQPLEEGSSENVIILLMNRKSATETFKTLRVMIYPDGKLIRRIEAIPVSGGKITFDFYNYRINAGVGSKNFVFDAPSTAKSFNDFLFVD, encoded by the coding sequence ATGAAAAAAAATATAACTACTATTTTATTTGTTTTGATAAGTTCTTTTTGTTTTTCTCAAAATATTACTACTGCAGGGGACTTTTTTTCTTCAGTATCGGATAGATACGCTCAAATACAAGACTATATTGTCGACATGAATATAACCGTCGGATCGTCAACACAGCAGGCTACAGCCATGTTTAAGAGACCGGACAAACTTCGCTTAGACTTTAAATCACCTGCAGAACAATGTATTGTTTTTAATGGAAATACTCTTTCAATTTACCTGCCTCAATACAGAACCATTTTGACTCAGGATGTTGAACAGAGCAATGCCGGAGGTTCTTCGCTGGCGACTCCTCAGGGCCTTTCCCTTATTAAAAGAGGTTACACAATTCAATACGATGCAACATCGGCTCCGCAGCCCTTGGAAGAGGGCTCCTCTGAAAATGTCATAATCTTGTTGATGAATAGAAAATCTGCAACCGAAACCTTTAAAACCCTGCGGGTCATGATTTATCCTGACGGTAAACTAATACGCCGAATTGAGGCAATTCCTGTTTCGGGCGGTAAAATTACATTCGATTTTTATAATTACAGGATAAATGCAGGAGTAGGCAGCAAAAACTTTGTTTTTGATGCTCCTTCTACGGCAAAGTCCTTTAATGATTTTCTTTTTGTCGATTAA